The genomic region TCGACGAAAGCTTCGTTTTCCATGGCGACCGTCCAGACTGTTCCCCCCTTACTGCGATTTTCTCCGGCGTGTCAACAGAGCCGTGCACGAACGGGCGGGACCACCCTGCTTCGAGGTTGACAACGTTTTCGGCTCCATCGTAGTGTCCGGCCGTTCAGCGGCTTCCGCGTCTCCCACACCATACATGAGGGGGTGTCATATGAACCGTAAGTCCGGAACACTGACCAGAGTCGCCCTGTTCGGTCTTGCAGCCGTCCTTTGCGCCTGGCTCTACCCTGGGGCACCGGCGCATGGGGCGTCCTCCTCGTTTTACGAGGGCAAGACCGTCAAGATCATCGTCGGGCTTAGTCCGGGAGGCGGCTTCGATACGTTCGCGCGGATATTGGCCCGCCACCTCCCGCTCCATATTCCGGGAAAGCCCAAGTTCATCGTGCAGAACATGCCGGGTGCCGGAAGCCTGGTGGCTGCCAACAGGGTCTACGCGGAACAACCCGGGGACGGGCTCACCATCGTCAACTTCGCCACCGGCATCGTGATGCAGTCTCTGTTGGGAGACCCCGCGGCCAAGTTCGACCCGTTGAAGTTCATGTACCTCGGCGACCCCTCGCTGCCGGCCCTGCCACGGGTCCTGTGGGTCCGGGGTGACCTGCCGATTCGCACGCTCGCGGATCTGAAGAACAGAAAAGAACCTCTTGCAGTCGGGGCAACGGGTGTCGGCCAGTCCGCCGCGATAATGGGGGAATTCGAACGTTACCTCGGACTTCCGGTCAAGGTGGTCTTCGGCTACAGGGGTTCCTCGGGTATCCTGGCGGCATTGGAACGCAAGGAGCTGGAGGGCATGAATCTCTCTCTCCATTTCGTCCAGGATCGCTACGGCCGCTTCATCGAAAACGGCACCATCCGGCCGTTGCTGGCCATCGGAACGGGCCCCGGCGCGGAAGCCCCGCCGGGAGTGGCGACCCTTAAGGATTTGAGAATCAGCTCCGGCCAGCGGCAGATGGCCGATTTTCTGATTCGGAGCTGGAGCATACTCCGGCTGTACGCGGTGCCGCCGGGCACACCGTCCGACCGGTTCGAAGTGTTGCAGGAAGGCTTTCTCAAGGCGCTGGCCAGCCCCAAGTTCATCAGCGAAGCCAAGCGGCAGGGCGTCAGGGTCTCGCCGCGCTCGGGGAAGGATGTCTCCGGGATCATCCGGCACATGACCGATGCTCCACCGGACGTCGTGGCACAGTACAAGAAGTTCCTTGGCTTGGTGAAGTAGAAGACCGGAACCACGGCTCCCCCAGGCCGGGTTTCCGGTTCCCGGGGCGCAGGCTCTCGGCGGTTGGTTTGACCCTCGCCACGCCGGTTGTTATCACTTCCGACATCCAAACCGCGCCGGGAACGTTCCGGACAGGGAGCTTTGCATGGACAGTCACGAGTTCACCAAGAAGGTGCAGCAGCGCGTCAAGGACTTCTGCAGGGGCCTCGACGACAACCTGCCCGCCTACAGCTACATTCCGCTCACCACCGACGAGATGCGCATCAAGGTGATGCAGAGCCGGCTCTTCAACGAGGTTCGCGCCGCCGAGGTGTTCGGGACGTGGCTCAAGACCACGCCCGAGTTGGAGGTGAAAGCCATTCTCGCGGAAGCCATCTACGAGGAGTTCGTCCACGCGGAGTACCTGTCCGAAGCCCTGAAGAGCAAGGGCGCCGTTCCCTAC from Deltaproteobacteria bacterium harbors:
- a CDS encoding tripartite tricarboxylate transporter substrate-binding protein, with amino-acid sequence MNRKSGTLTRVALFGLAAVLCAWLYPGAPAHGASSSFYEGKTVKIIVGLSPGGGFDTFARILARHLPLHIPGKPKFIVQNMPGAGSLVAANRVYAEQPGDGLTIVNFATGIVMQSLLGDPAAKFDPLKFMYLGDPSLPALPRVLWVRGDLPIRTLADLKNRKEPLAVGATGVGQSAAIMGEFERYLGLPVKVVFGYRGSSGILAALERKELEGMNLSLHFVQDRYGRFIENGTIRPLLAIGTGPGAEAPPGVATLKDLRISSGQRQMADFLIRSWSILRLYAVPPGTPSDRFEVLQEGFLKALASPKFISEAKRQGVRVSPRSGKDVSGIIRHMTDAPPDVVAQYKKFLGLVK